In the Pseudolabrys taiwanensis genome, one interval contains:
- a CDS encoding response regulator transcription factor — MDANELEALKLFANGRSAEEIAAEMNVSRSMAQHYVRVAARKLGARNRVHAVALAVRMGMFEVAGGGN, encoded by the coding sequence TTGGATGCCAACGAGCTCGAAGCGCTCAAACTATTTGCGAACGGAAGAAGCGCCGAGGAAATTGCGGCCGAGATGAACGTGAGCCGGAGCATGGCGCAACATTACGTGCGTGTCGCCGCGCGCAAATTGGGCGCCCGCAACCGTGTCCATGCGGTCGCGCTGGCCGTGCGTATGGGAATGTTCGAGGTCGCCGGCGGAGGCAACTGA
- a CDS encoding tetratricopeptide repeat protein, whose protein sequence is MRKQSATIIAVGLLIALSVTVARAQSADLVLCDRVAAEPSDPDKPADVKGVAEIARSDVAIAIKFCKSASAASRRALYQLGRAYAANRQMPEAIAAYRKAAGKGSTSAMVELGVIYGTGTGLPKDEAQARALFTRAAEGGNARGVTNLAAVSNGAPADPTKTRALLAKAAEANAPAAQYQLGVMMADGVGGPQDDVGARALFEKAAAQDHAGALERLGAFAESGRGGPKDPGAAKTYYEKAAALGNAEARAALKRAECPYVIKDKNGKFVTNLCF, encoded by the coding sequence ATGCGCAAGCAATCCGCTACAATCATCGCCGTGGGGCTGTTGATAGCGCTGAGCGTTACGGTCGCGCGCGCACAATCGGCCGATCTCGTGCTCTGCGACCGAGTCGCCGCGGAGCCGTCGGATCCCGACAAGCCCGCCGACGTCAAAGGGGTCGCCGAAATCGCGCGCAGCGACGTCGCCATTGCTATCAAATTCTGCAAGTCCGCCTCGGCTGCGTCGCGGCGCGCGCTGTATCAGCTCGGCCGCGCCTACGCGGCGAACAGACAAATGCCGGAAGCGATCGCCGCTTATCGCAAGGCCGCCGGCAAAGGCAGCACCTCCGCCATGGTCGAGCTCGGTGTCATCTACGGCACCGGCACGGGCCTTCCCAAGGACGAAGCCCAGGCGCGCGCTTTGTTCACGCGCGCGGCCGAGGGCGGCAATGCCCGCGGTGTCACCAATCTCGCAGCGGTATCGAATGGGGCGCCCGCCGATCCGACGAAGACGCGCGCGCTGCTTGCAAAAGCCGCCGAGGCCAATGCCCCGGCCGCGCAATACCAGCTCGGCGTGATGATGGCCGATGGTGTCGGCGGCCCGCAGGACGATGTTGGCGCGCGCGCGCTATTCGAGAAGGCGGCGGCGCAGGATCACGCTGGCGCCTTGGAGCGTCTCGGCGCCTTCGCCGAATCTGGTCGCGGCGGGCCGAAGGATCCCGGGGCGGCGAAGACCTACTACGAGAAGGCCGCAGCGCTCGGCAATGCCGAGGCGAGGGCCGCGCTCAAGCGCGCGGAATGTCCTTACGTCATCAAGGACAAGAACGGTAAGTTCGTCACCAATCTCTGCTTCTGA